From Candidatus Methylomirabilota bacterium, a single genomic window includes:
- a CDS encoding amidohydrolase family protein: MLIAGSAVFWLGCQVSASSRSAAQRALDRLLPIQPARTITFETGQVVGMRPELDLSPDGRTFVFSLFGDLYTLPVAGGEATQLTRGLAWDADPVWSPDGRRIAFLSDATGAGAIWVMAADGSERRPVTRERQLVPYDRWSNETMRAAFLGPVPSSLTLRWLPDGRAIVAGDSLYHIADGSAAPTGDAHPGGLADAGFSPDGRSAYGEQGGAIVRYDLATGATRPIARLPADSWGSLVSPDGRWLLYVPRYDRAAQLDTDREVELRLRNLGTDEDRPLVRAMKAGMMRSGRRYFFTPDSRAALLIEDGEVQRIDVASGARQSFPFTVRVRLDAGEFVRPPARRVTNDSLLTVRFLRWPAVSPDRRTLVFVALDRLYTMALPGGLPRRLVAHEVEQLHPAYSPDGRWVAYVTWSDTAGGHLWRVPAGGGPSERLTTAPARYQWPAWSPDGTLLAVLNTGPQGRDGLLQILPSSGGPTRTVIGSVSNAAPVTFTPDGRRILLREVAGGRDGRDVLLSVDLRGRDRRVIASMVDVVDDLGALHEIFPSPDGRYVAYFDELDLYLAPLARGMAQPVPLGHSLGRGPIVRLAPGMDPRWEPDGKMLTWVSGPLVYRIEPARALAEAYGPVERTAVAGAVPPWAMPQEEIPVTLRAPRRLTRGTLALRGARVVTMRGDEVIERGTIVITNDRITAVGSEASVRIPQGATVIDVSGKTIVPGMIDMHAHPGSERHLVADLAFGVTTTRDVGGPVSHLGWGERIETGELIGPRYMGVGQQLGTYRARLESLEDVRLYAQHFKRLGAGLLKMRYHQTRRGRQWGVLAAREVGLPITGHHEIGKAWDGYSGLEHGPADNRSGIVPDWPRLAAALGLWLAPTWVGRASTYFEGGRWCHDPRLRRFTPPGWPNYIEKICKLTRNDPHSDATFLFEVRVAAEIVRRGGHVTPASHGDYPGIGMHWGLWGMVAGGLTPHEALRTVTLTPAEGLGVEQDLSSLEVGKIADLSVLDQNPLENIQHTLTIRYVMKNGELYDGETMATLWPERGASPR, encoded by the coding sequence GTGCTGATCGCGGGGAGCGCGGTTTTCTGGCTGGGTTGCCAGGTGTCGGCGTCGAGCCGCAGCGCGGCGCAGCGCGCGCTGGACCGTCTGCTTCCGATCCAGCCCGCGCGCACGATCACCTTCGAGACGGGGCAGGTGGTCGGCATGCGTCCGGAGCTGGACCTCTCGCCCGACGGCCGGACGTTCGTCTTCTCGCTGTTCGGCGATCTGTACACGCTGCCGGTCGCAGGGGGCGAGGCCACGCAGTTGACACGGGGACTGGCGTGGGATGCGGACCCGGTCTGGTCGCCGGACGGCCGGCGGATTGCCTTTCTAAGTGACGCGACGGGCGCAGGGGCAATCTGGGTGATGGCGGCCGACGGCAGCGAGCGCCGGCCGGTGACGCGCGAGCGGCAATTGGTGCCGTATGATCGTTGGTCAAACGAGACGATGCGGGCCGCGTTCCTTGGTCCGGTCCCATCTTCCCTGACCCTGCGGTGGCTGCCGGACGGGCGGGCGATCGTCGCGGGGGACAGCCTCTACCACATAGCCGACGGCTCTGCGGCGCCGACGGGCGACGCGCACCCCGGTGGCCTGGCCGACGCAGGGTTCTCCCCGGACGGCCGCTCTGCTTACGGTGAGCAGGGCGGCGCGATCGTACGCTACGACCTGGCAACGGGCGCCACGCGGCCCATTGCCCGGTTGCCGGCAGACTCGTGGGGCTCGCTCGTCTCGCCGGACGGTCGGTGGCTGCTCTACGTCCCCCGTTATGACCGGGCCGCGCAACTCGACACGGACCGGGAGGTCGAGCTGCGCCTTCGCAACCTGGGGACGGACGAGGATCGCCCACTGGTGCGCGCGATGAAGGCGGGGATGATGCGGTCAGGGAGGCGCTACTTCTTCACGCCGGACTCGCGCGCCGCGCTCCTGATCGAGGACGGCGAGGTGCAGCGGATCGACGTGGCCAGCGGCGCGCGCCAGAGCTTCCCCTTCACGGTGCGGGTGCGGCTCGATGCGGGCGAGTTCGTGCGGCCGCCGGCGCGGCGGGTGACGAACGACTCGCTGCTGACCGTGCGCTTCCTGCGGTGGCCGGCCGTGAGCCCCGACCGGCGCACGCTAGTGTTCGTGGCGCTGGACCGGCTGTACACCATGGCGCTGCCCGGCGGCCTGCCGCGGCGGCTGGTGGCGCACGAGGTCGAGCAGCTGCATCCCGCGTACTCGCCGGATGGGCGCTGGGTGGCGTACGTGACGTGGAGTGACACGGCAGGCGGGCACCTGTGGCGCGTGCCTGCTGGCGGCGGCCCGTCCGAGCGGCTCACGACGGCGCCCGCCCGTTACCAGTGGCCCGCGTGGTCCCCCGATGGGACGCTTCTGGCGGTCCTCAACACCGGGCCTCAAGGGAGAGACGGGCTTCTCCAGATCCTGCCGAGTTCGGGGGGACCCACGCGCACGGTGATCGGCAGCGTTTCCAACGCTGCGCCGGTCACGTTCACACCCGACGGCCGCCGGATCCTCCTGCGGGAAGTGGCCGGAGGCCGCGATGGCAGGGACGTGCTCCTCTCGGTGGACCTGAGGGGACGCGATCGCCGGGTGATCGCCAGCATGGTTGATGTCGTGGATGATCTTGGCGCGTTACACGAGATCTTCCCGTCGCCCGACGGCCGGTACGTGGCGTACTTCGACGAGCTGGACCTCTACCTGGCGCCGCTCGCGAGGGGGATGGCGCAGCCGGTGCCGCTGGGACACTCGCTCGGCCGGGGCCCGATCGTGCGGCTGGCTCCCGGGATGGATCCCCGCTGGGAACCCGACGGCAAGATGCTGACGTGGGTCTCGGGCCCGCTGGTCTACCGCATTGAACCGGCGCGCGCGCTGGCGGAGGCGTACGGGCCCGTCGAGCGGACCGCCGTGGCGGGCGCCGTGCCCCCCTGGGCCATGCCGCAGGAGGAGATCCCCGTGACGCTCCGCGCGCCGCGGCGGCTCACGCGCGGCACCCTGGCGCTGCGCGGCGCGCGCGTGGTCACGATGCGGGGCGACGAGGTGATCGAGCGCGGCACCATCGTGATCACGAACGATCGGATCACGGCGGTCGGCTCGGAGGCATCCGTCAGAATCCCTCAAGGGGCGACGGTGATCGACGTCAGCGGCAAGACGATCGTGCCCGGCATGATCGACATGCATGCGCATCCGGGGAGCGAGAGGCACCTCGTCGCAGACCTCGCGTTCGGCGTGACAACCACACGGGATGTCGGTGGGCCGGTCAGTCACCTGGGGTGGGGCGAGCGGATCGAGACGGGCGAGCTGATCGGGCCCCGGTACATGGGCGTGGGACAGCAGCTCGGCACGTATCGCGCGCGGCTCGAGAGCCTGGAGGATGTGCGCCTTTACGCGCAGCACTTCAAGCGGCTGGGCGCGGGCCTGTTGAAGATGCGGTACCATCAGACTCGCCGGGGACGGCAGTGGGGGGTCCTGGCGGCGCGCGAGGTGGGGCTCCCGATCACGGGCCATCACGAGATCGGCAAGGCGTGGGACGGGTACAGCGGGCTCGAGCATGGGCCCGCGGACAATAGAAGCGGGATTGTGCCAGATTGGCCGCGGCTGGCTGCCGCATTAGGGCTGTGGCTGGCCCCCACATGGGTAGGTCGGGCCTCGACGTACTTCGAAGGCGGCCGCTGGTGCCACGATCCGAGGCTGCGTCGGTTCACGCCGCCAGGCTGGCCAAACTATATAGAGAAGATCTGCAAACTCACCCGCAACGATCCCCACTCGGACGCCACCTTCCTCTTCGAGGTGCGGGTGGCCGCCGAGATTGTGCGCCGCGGGGGACACGTGACGCCGGCGAGCCACGGCGACTATCCCGGGATCGGCATGCACTGGGGACTGTGGGGCATGGTGGCGGGCGGCCTCACCCCGCACGAGGCGCTCCGCACGGTGACGCTCACGCCGGCCGAAGGCCTCGGCGTCGAGCAGGACCTCAGCTCGCTCGAGGTGGGCAAGATCGCGGATCTCTCGGTTCTGGACCAGAACCCGCTCGAGAACATCCAGCACACGCTCACCATCCGCTACGTGATGAAGAACGGCGAGCTGTACGATGGCGAGACCATGGCCACCCTCTGGCCGGAGCGTGGGGCGTCGCCGCGCTAG